Proteins encoded by one window of Megachile rotundata isolate GNS110a chromosome 10, iyMegRotu1, whole genome shotgun sequence:
- the LOC143263925 gene encoding uncharacterized protein LOC143263925, whose translation MKFSYRYDADDQEEFEETKMSGRSSDTKSIGSLSQHFFESDEDEKYYGTCNGYVSQPGSKSNLLLCSECDQKTRTCTYRPQTPGSCCSKYIEERIEDRQQGTARIYKSPVRVSSPWSLHHDQDCSGQSSSPRSLCQDYQVQRSWSKKYELEHDKTNSEDKDLEQDNNSPPCELCHGNSHVVQCEHCDFSSDGDLICFQCQSEEGSSNGQNCPHCEKNKRILSNRLGLQRGATSNNEGKYPVDAVVKIQVNDHMISVDSDETSESELSNNHHHQRSTMERLDTIVEAKGDTASENDEENGGTKLNGTSSARYLNYMIVLFL comes from the coding sequence atgaaattttcttatAGGTATGATGCAGATGATCaggaagaatttgaagaaactAAGATGTCTGGTAGATCCAGCGATACAAAATCAATTGGTAGCCTCAGTCAACATTTCTTTGAAAGTGACGAAGATGAGAAATATTATGGCACTTGTAATGGTTATGTTTCTCAGCCCGGCAGCAAGTCAAATTTGTTGCTGTGCAGCGAGTGTGATCAAAAAACTCGTACTTGCACTTACAGACCACAAACACCTGGTTCTTGCTGTAGTAAATATATTGAAGAACGTATTGAAGACCGGCAACAAGGAACTGCTCGCATTTATAAAAGTCCAGTTCGTGTATCTTCTCCATGGTCCCTACACCATGATCAAGATTGTAGTGGTCAGTCTTCTTCGCCTAGATCATTGTGTCAAGATTATCAGGTACAAAGAAGCTGGTCAAAAAAATATGAACTTGAACATGACAAAACAAACTCTGAAGACAAAGATTTAGAACAGGATAACAATAGTCCTCCCTGTGAGCTTTGTCATGGTAATAGTCATGTTGTTCAATGTGAACACTGTGACTTTTCTAGCGATGGTGACCTAATATGTTTTCAATGTCAAAGTGAGGAAGGATCATCAAACGGTCAGAATTGTCCTCATTgcgagaaaaataaaagaatattgtcaAATAGGTTAGGATTACAAAGGGGGGCAACATCAAATAATGAAGGGAAATACCCAGTAGATGCTGTGGTAAAAATTCAAGTTAATGATCATATGATTTCTGTAGACTCAGATGAGACATCTGAAAGCGAATTATCTAATAATCATCATCATCAGAGAAGTACAATGGAACGATTAGATACTATTGTTGAGGCAAAGGGAGATACTGCCAGTGAAAATGATGAGGAAAACGgaggtacaaaattaaatggAACTAGCAGTGCAAGATATCTCAATTATATGATCGTATTGTTTCTGTAA